One Streptomyces sp. RPA4-2 genomic window carries:
- a CDS encoding RNA polymerase sigma factor: MLRRRTRSAQGVDDPLDAAQERRVRAVLALGGVPQADLPDGVQQVRLRLLERAAKGDEAPRDVSAWAAVVASNLAMDWHRAKHRQQRLGERLAGLRQLEHPSGEDSSVLSLAVAQGLDELPDAHRQVLVLRFYADLSVRGIAEELGIPEGTVKSRLHSAVRALRARLHEDEVV; the protein is encoded by the coding sequence GTGCTGCGCAGAAGGACACGCAGTGCCCAGGGGGTGGACGACCCGCTGGACGCGGCGCAGGAACGCCGGGTGCGGGCGGTGCTCGCGCTCGGCGGGGTACCGCAGGCGGACCTGCCGGACGGGGTGCAGCAGGTCCGCCTGCGGTTGCTGGAGCGCGCCGCGAAGGGGGACGAGGCACCGCGTGACGTGTCCGCGTGGGCGGCGGTCGTCGCCTCGAACCTGGCGATGGACTGGCACCGGGCCAAGCACCGCCAGCAGCGGCTCGGCGAGCGGCTGGCGGGGCTCCGGCAGCTGGAGCACCCCTCGGGCGAGGACTCCAGCGTGCTCTCGCTGGCCGTGGCGCAGGGGCTGGACGAACTGCCCGACGCGCATCGGCAGGTCCTCGTCCTGCGTTTCTACGCCGATCTCTCCGTGCGCGGGATAGCCGAGGAGCTCGGCATCCCGGAGGGCACGGTCAAGAGCAGGCTGCACTCGGCGGTCCGTGCCCTGCGCGCCCGCCTGCACGAGGACGAGGTGGTGTGA
- a CDS encoding CGNR zinc finger domain-containing protein — MSAVTDPRPLTGEPLALDLLNTRWNSEGVPQDLLTDTGGLAVWLAANGFALPADETVLRHTLQARDALRAAVDGHLRGEADGASSAGAERVDAVLAHGRIRVTLSPEGPGERAEFEDPAWEPGWLAARNYLELLGASPDRIRHCAHETCVLHFLDTSRNGTRRWCSMAGCGNRAKASRHYARTKEN; from the coding sequence GTGTCCGCCGTCACCGACCCCCGCCCCCTCACCGGGGAACCGCTCGCGCTCGACCTGCTGAACACCCGCTGGAACAGCGAGGGGGTGCCCCAGGACCTGCTCACGGACACCGGGGGGCTGGCGGTGTGGCTGGCCGCGAACGGGTTCGCCCTCCCGGCCGACGAGACCGTGCTGCGCCACACCCTCCAGGCGCGCGACGCCCTGCGGGCGGCAGTGGACGGGCACCTGCGGGGAGAGGCGGACGGGGCGTCCTCGGCCGGGGCGGAGCGGGTCGACGCCGTCCTCGCGCACGGGCGCATCAGGGTCACCCTGTCGCCCGAGGGGCCGGGCGAGCGCGCCGAGTTCGAGGACCCGGCATGGGAGCCCGGCTGGCTCGCCGCGCGCAACTACCTGGAGCTGCTGGGCGCTTCCCCCGACCGCATCCGCCACTGCGCCCACGAGACCTGCGTCCTGCACTTCCTCGACACCTCACGCAACGGCACCCGCCGCTGGTGCTCGATGGCGGGCTGCGGTAACCGGGCGAAGGCGTCCCGCCACTACGCGCGCACGAAAGAGAACTGA
- a CDS encoding pyridoxamine 5'-phosphate oxidase family protein: MTYHSGSRAVQDRVGVRDLADHVGQAVGQGIRPVAAAFLEQQPMLVAGAADPATGAVWASLLTGPPGFVRATGVRQISVTGRPSEDDPLAAALAAEGTLVGTIALDPRTRRRMRLNGRSRPTAGGFAVEADRVFANCPKYLQRRESYETVGRRPGEARRSGGLSPRQRALVEAADTFFLATVHAHGADASHRGGNPGFVHADGPSELRWRDYPGNSMFLTLGNLEADPRAGLLFLDWTSGTVLRLTGTARAAYAPDGERTVRFTVTGVVETPEGSPLRWSPPEYSPANPSLP; the protein is encoded by the coding sequence ATGACCTACCACTCCGGCTCGCGCGCCGTCCAGGACCGGGTCGGCGTCCGTGATCTCGCCGACCACGTGGGACAGGCGGTCGGGCAGGGCATCCGCCCGGTGGCCGCCGCCTTCCTCGAACAGCAGCCGATGCTGGTGGCCGGGGCGGCCGACCCGGCCACCGGCGCGGTGTGGGCCTCACTGCTCACGGGCCCGCCCGGCTTCGTCCGGGCCACCGGCGTCCGGCAGATCTCGGTGACCGGCCGCCCCTCCGAGGACGACCCCCTCGCCGCCGCGCTCGCCGCCGAGGGCACCCTCGTCGGGACGATCGCGCTCGACCCGCGCACCCGCCGCCGGATGCGCCTGAACGGCCGGTCCCGGCCCACCGCCGGGGGGTTCGCCGTGGAGGCCGACCGGGTCTTCGCCAACTGTCCGAAGTACCTGCAGCGCAGGGAGTCCTACGAGACGGTCGGGCGCCGGCCGGGCGAGGCCCGCCGCTCCGGCGGGCTCTCCCCCCGGCAGCGCGCCCTCGTCGAGGCCGCCGACACCTTCTTCCTGGCCACCGTCCACGCGCACGGCGCCGACGCCAGCCACCGGGGCGGCAACCCGGGCTTCGTCCACGCCGACGGCCCCTCCGAACTGCGCTGGCGCGACTACCCCGGCAACTCCATGTTCCTGACCCTCGGCAACCTGGAGGCGGACCCGAGGGCCGGACTGCTCTTCCTGGACTGGACGTCGGGAACGGTGCTCCGGCTCACCGGCACGGCCCGCGCCGCGTACGCCCCGGACGGGGAGCGCACGGTCCGCTTCACCGTCACCGGGGTCGTCGAGACGCCCGAGGGCAGCCCCCTGCGCTGGTCGCCGCCCGAATACTCTCCGGCCAACCCCTCCCTGCCGTAA
- a CDS encoding TIGR03767 family metallophosphoesterase yields MPRIRSVATAAAMNRRTLLAATGAVTLSAGIGYALRPDSEAHAADAGGAHAADAGEAPVAASRKAPPAPLAPYERGTTLQSVAAPHTGTGGYQRLGDGPAWKRVVRGELASAKAGRAERRTALASFVQFTDLHLIDVQHPLRLEFLRSGAANAWRPQEALTVAGAVSLVERVNSLRGAPVTGSPLHFVITTGDNTDNNSKTELDWFLKVMSGGRIRPNSGDPRHYEGVQNSGIKTYWQPDGTVRDADKQRGFPHLHGFLAAAIRELRSPGLGLPWYSTVGNHDALPLGCYRHGDSFLAEFAVGGKKLMSLPASQSVDLRAAIKNDKDPKGTQLRDLLKAHARQLRSVTPDHSRAPFTPAEYLKAHLDPAHTGPGPVGHGYSEANLTEGTQYYAFRIADDVLGISLDTTDPGGHYEGSVGTAQLKWLERTLTENKDSYAIVFSHHTSKSMRNRRKDPAHPSEQRHGGEEVVAALSKHRNVLAWVNGHTHKNEIIPHSAPGNGSFWEINTASHVDFPHLARIVELVDNKDGTLSLFTTLIESAAPHRTDFSDLSQTGLAALYRELSFNAPGRSTVLSGTSGDRNTELVLKKG; encoded by the coding sequence ATGCCGCGCATACGCTCTGTCGCCACCGCCGCCGCCATGAACCGCCGTACCCTCCTCGCCGCGACCGGGGCGGTGACCCTGTCCGCGGGCATCGGCTACGCCCTGCGGCCCGACTCCGAGGCTCACGCCGCCGACGCGGGCGGGGCGCATGCCGCCGACGCCGGCGAGGCCCCCGTCGCCGCATCCCGCAAGGCGCCACCCGCTCCCCTCGCGCCGTACGAGCGTGGCACCACCCTGCAGAGCGTCGCCGCGCCGCACACCGGCACCGGGGGTTACCAGCGGCTCGGCGACGGCCCCGCCTGGAAGCGGGTGGTGCGCGGCGAGCTGGCGTCGGCCAAGGCCGGCCGGGCCGAGCGGCGCACCGCGCTCGCCTCCTTCGTACAGTTCACCGACCTGCATCTGATCGACGTCCAGCATCCGCTGCGGCTGGAGTTCCTGCGCTCGGGCGCCGCGAACGCCTGGCGTCCGCAGGAGGCGCTGACCGTCGCGGGCGCCGTCTCGCTCGTCGAGCGGGTCAACTCGCTGCGGGGAGCCCCCGTCACCGGCTCCCCGCTGCACTTCGTGATCACCACCGGGGACAACACGGACAACAACTCCAAGACGGAGCTGGACTGGTTCCTCAAGGTCATGAGCGGTGGCCGCATCCGGCCCAACAGCGGTGACCCGCGCCACTACGAGGGCGTCCAGAACAGCGGCATCAAGACGTACTGGCAGCCCGACGGGACCGTCCGCGACGCCGACAAGCAGCGCGGCTTCCCGCACCTCCACGGCTTCCTGGCCGCCGCCATCCGCGAACTGCGCAGCCCGGGTCTCGGCCTGCCCTGGTACTCCACCGTGGGCAACCACGACGCGCTGCCGCTGGGCTGCTACCGGCACGGCGACTCCTTCCTCGCCGAGTTCGCCGTCGGCGGCAAGAAGCTGATGAGCCTGCCCGCCTCGCAGAGCGTCGACCTGCGCGCCGCCATCAAGAACGACAAGGACCCCAAGGGCACCCAGCTCCGGGACCTGCTCAAGGCGCACGCGCGGCAGCTCAGGTCGGTCACCCCCGACCACTCGCGCGCCCCCTTCACCCCCGCCGAGTACCTCAAGGCGCACCTCGACCCGGCGCACACCGGACCGGGCCCGGTCGGCCACGGCTACTCGGAGGCGAACCTCACCGAGGGCACCCAGTACTACGCCTTCCGGATCGCCGACGACGTCCTCGGCATCAGCCTCGACACCACCGACCCGGGCGGCCACTACGAGGGCTCCGTCGGCACGGCGCAGCTAAAGTGGCTGGAGCGGACGCTGACCGAGAACAAGGACTCGTACGCGATCGTCTTCAGCCACCACACCAGCAAGTCCATGCGCAACCGCCGCAAGGACCCCGCCCACCCCAGCGAGCAGCGCCACGGCGGCGAGGAGGTCGTCGCCGCGCTCTCCAAGCACCGCAACGTCCTGGCCTGGGTGAACGGCCACACCCACAAGAACGAGATCATCCCGCACTCCGCGCCGGGCAACGGGTCCTTCTGGGAGATCAACACCGCCTCGCACGTCGACTTCCCGCACCTGGCCCGCATCGTCGAACTGGTCGACAACAAGGACGGCACGCTCTCCCTCTTCACCACTCTCATCGAGTCCGCCGCCCCGCACCGCACGGACTTCTCCGACCTGAGCCAGACGGGCCTGGCGGCGCTCTACCGGGAGCTCTCCTTCAACGCGCCGGGCCGGAGCACCGTGCTGAGCGGCACCTCGGGCGACCGCAACACGGAGCTGGTACTGAAGAAGGGCTGA
- a CDS encoding VOC family protein: MTPRTGHVGLNVTDLDRSLAFYRDVLGFALLSEGKDGEEGERRYAFLGSSDGDGRPALTLWQQARGPYGEDRAGLHHLALEVDSIDQVRTYETALRDHGVTFAHEGVVAHREGSASGGIFFHDPDGTRLEVYAPTGAEGAPAPSESAPTCGFF; encoded by the coding sequence ATGACACCGCGCACCGGCCATGTCGGCCTGAACGTCACGGACCTCGACCGCTCGCTCGCCTTCTACCGGGACGTGCTCGGCTTCGCCCTCCTCTCCGAGGGCAAGGACGGTGAGGAGGGGGAACGCAGGTACGCGTTCCTGGGCTCCTCGGACGGGGACGGCCGTCCCGCCCTCACGCTCTGGCAGCAGGCACGGGGGCCCTACGGCGAGGACCGCGCCGGCCTCCACCACCTCGCCCTCGAAGTGGACTCGATCGACCAGGTCAGGACGTACGAGACGGCGCTGCGCGACCACGGCGTCACGTTCGCCCACGAGGGCGTCGTCGCCCACCGCGAGGGCTCGGCGTCCGGCGGCATCTTCTTCCACGACCCGGACGGCACCCGGCTGGAGGTCTACGCCCCGACCGGCGCCGAAGGGGCACCGGCACCATCCGAGTCCGCTCCGACCTGCGGTTTCTTCTAG
- the pepN gene encoding aminopeptidase N: MPGENLSRDEAQERAALLSVDGYEVSLDLRSAVGAAEAGARTFRSVTTIRFRCAEPGAASFADLIAPSVTAVSLNGRDLDPGEVFDGTRIRLEDLAAENELVVDAQCAYSRTGEGMHRFVDPEDGETYLYTQYEPADSRRVFANFEQPDLKAPFRFEVRAPEGWVVWSNGVGELTDGVWQFAETKPISTYITAVVAGPYHYVTDSYSRTFDDGTTLEIPLGAMCRKGLAPHFDADDVFLVTKQGLDFFHDHFDYPYPFGKYDQAFVPEYNLGAMENPGLVTFREEYIFRGKVTQASYEGRANVILHEMAHMWFGDLVTMEWWDDLWLKESFADFMGAFALVGATRFEDGWITFANRRKAWAYRADQLPSTHPITADIRDLQDAKLNFDGITYAKGASVLKQLVAYVGQDAFLEGARRYFKRNAYGNTRLGDLLSALEETSGRDLAAWSRAWLQTAGVNSLTPQVILDADGRVAELSVLQEAAESHPELRPHRVAVGLYRRGTGPDGQPGPLVRYARAETDVDGPRTVVGELVGADAPELVLVNDDDLTYCKIRFDENSLATLRELLGDITDPLARALCWSALWNLTRDGLMPARDFVGLVLRFAGRESDIGVLQMLHAWADSALTHYTAPDWRATGGRLLAQGALKELRLAAPGSQHQLTWARFFAAVASERADLQLLQDLLDGTAKIDGLDVDQELRWALLEPLAAHGIADESALAAELARDDTASGKRHQVRCLAARPSAAVKAQAWAQVVESDALSNALVEATIAGFTQPSQRELLAPYAGKYFAAIERIWAERSIQIGMDVVKGLFPSLQDSQETLDATDAWLTAHESAAPALRRLVLEARDDLARALRGQRRDAATAG; encoded by the coding sequence GTGCCCGGTGAGAATCTGTCCCGCGACGAGGCCCAGGAGCGGGCAGCCCTGCTGTCCGTGGACGGGTACGAGGTCTCCCTCGACCTGCGATCCGCCGTGGGCGCCGCCGAGGCCGGAGCGCGTACGTTCCGCTCGGTCACCACGATCCGCTTCCGCTGTGCCGAGCCCGGCGCCGCGAGCTTCGCCGACCTGATCGCACCGAGCGTCACGGCCGTCTCGCTCAACGGCAGGGACCTCGACCCCGGCGAGGTCTTCGACGGCACCCGCATCCGGCTGGAGGACCTCGCCGCGGAGAACGAGCTGGTGGTCGACGCCCAGTGCGCCTACTCCCGCACCGGCGAGGGCATGCACCGCTTCGTCGACCCCGAGGACGGCGAGACCTACCTCTACACCCAGTACGAGCCCGCCGACTCGCGGCGCGTCTTCGCCAACTTCGAGCAGCCCGACCTCAAGGCGCCCTTCCGCTTCGAGGTGCGGGCCCCCGAGGGCTGGGTCGTGTGGAGCAACGGCGTCGGTGAACTCACGGACGGGGTGTGGCAGTTCGCCGAGACGAAGCCGATCTCGACGTACATCACGGCGGTCGTGGCGGGCCCGTACCACTATGTGACGGACAGCTACTCCCGCACCTTCGACGACGGTACGACGCTGGAGATCCCGCTCGGCGCGATGTGCCGCAAGGGCCTGGCCCCCCACTTCGACGCGGACGACGTCTTCCTCGTCACCAAGCAGGGTCTGGACTTCTTCCACGACCACTTCGACTACCCGTACCCCTTCGGCAAGTACGACCAGGCGTTCGTGCCCGAGTACAACCTCGGCGCGATGGAGAACCCGGGACTCGTCACCTTCCGTGAGGAGTACATCTTCCGCGGCAAGGTCACGCAGGCGTCGTACGAGGGCCGGGCGAACGTCATCCTGCACGAGATGGCGCACATGTGGTTCGGCGACCTCGTCACCATGGAGTGGTGGGACGACCTGTGGCTCAAGGAGTCCTTCGCCGACTTCATGGGCGCGTTCGCGCTGGTCGGGGCCACCCGCTTCGAGGACGGCTGGATCACCTTCGCCAACCGCCGCAAGGCCTGGGCCTACCGCGCCGACCAGCTGCCGTCCACGCACCCGATCACGGCCGACATCCGCGACCTGCAGGACGCCAAGCTCAACTTCGACGGCATCACGTACGCCAAGGGCGCCTCGGTGCTCAAACAGCTCGTCGCGTACGTCGGCCAGGACGCGTTCCTGGAGGGCGCGCGCCGGTACTTCAAGCGCAACGCGTACGGCAACACGCGCCTGGGCGACCTGCTGTCCGCGCTGGAGGAGACCAGCGGGCGCGATCTGGCCGCCTGGTCACGGGCGTGGCTGCAGACCGCCGGGGTCAACTCGCTGACTCCGCAGGTGATCCTGGACGCGGACGGACGGGTCGCCGAGCTGTCCGTGCTCCAGGAGGCGGCCGAGTCGCATCCCGAACTGCGCCCGCACCGCGTCGCGGTGGGCCTCTACCGGCGCGGGACCGGGCCGGACGGACAGCCCGGTCCCCTGGTGCGCTACGCGCGCGCCGAGACGGACGTCGACGGCCCGCGCACGGTGGTCGGGGAACTCGTCGGCGCCGATGCGCCGGAGCTGGTCCTCGTCAACGACGACGACCTGACCTACTGCAAGATCCGCTTCGACGAGAACTCGCTGGCCACGCTGCGGGAGCTGCTCGGCGACATCACCGACCCGCTCGCCCGCGCGCTGTGCTGGTCGGCGCTGTGGAACCTGACCCGGGACGGGCTCATGCCCGCCCGGGACTTCGTCGGCCTGGTGCTGCGCTTCGCGGGCCGCGAGTCGGACATCGGCGTGCTCCAGATGCTGCACGCGTGGGCCGACTCCGCGCTCACCCACTACACGGCGCCGGACTGGCGGGCGACCGGCGGGCGGCTCCTCGCCCAGGGCGCCCTCAAGGAGCTCCGGCTCGCCGCGCCCGGCAGCCAGCACCAGCTCACCTGGGCCCGTTTCTTCGCGGCGGTCGCGTCCGAGCGGGCCGACCTGCAGCTGCTCCAGGACCTGCTGGACGGCACGGCGAAGATCGACGGCCTGGACGTCGACCAGGAGCTGCGCTGGGCGTTGCTGGAACCGCTGGCCGCGCACGGGATCGCCGACGAGTCCGCGCTGGCCGCCGAGCTGGCCCGCGACGACACGGCCTCCGGCAAGCGCCACCAGGTCCGCTGCCTCGCGGCCCGTCCGTCGGCGGCGGTCAAGGCGCAGGCCTGGGCCCAGGTCGTCGAGTCGGACGCGCTGTCGAACGCGCTCGTGGAGGCGACCATCGCGGGCTTCACCCAGCCCTCGCAGCGCGAGCTGCTCGCCCCGTACGCCGGGAAGTACTTCGCCGCCATCGAGCGGATCTGGGCCGAGCGGTCCATCCAGATCGGCATGGACGTGGTGAAGGGGCTGTTCCCCTCCCTGCAGGACTCCCAGGAGACCCTGGACGCGACGGACGCGTGGCTGACGGCACACGAGAGCGCGGCGCCGGCCCTGCGCCGTCTGGTCCTCGAGGCCCGCGACGACCTGGCACGGGCGCTGCGCGGACAGCGGCGCGACGCGGCGACCGCCGGCTGA
- a CDS encoding NUDIX hydrolase: MPKQLRVAAYAVCVRDGQMLLARWVAGDGTRRWTLPGGGMDHGEDPYDTVVREVDEETGYAVEPVALLGIDSQLRTHPRRMGGATDFHGLRIVYEARITGGDLRHETDGSTDMAAWYPLDEVPSLERVGLVDTGLELWRERPALGRAARPAGRAGSDRGHGSLPRKMNTE, translated from the coding sequence ATGCCGAAGCAGTTGAGGGTGGCGGCCTACGCCGTATGCGTGCGGGACGGGCAGATGCTGTTGGCCCGGTGGGTCGCGGGCGACGGGACCAGGCGGTGGACCCTGCCGGGCGGTGGCATGGACCACGGAGAGGACCCCTACGACACCGTCGTCCGCGAGGTCGACGAGGAGACGGGGTACGCCGTCGAACCGGTCGCGCTGCTCGGCATCGACTCCCAGTTGCGCACCCACCCGCGCCGGATGGGCGGCGCCACCGACTTCCACGGCCTCCGGATCGTCTACGAGGCCCGGATCACCGGCGGCGACCTCCGCCACGAGACGGACGGCTCCACCGACATGGCGGCCTGGTACCCCCTCGACGAGGTGCCGTCGCTCGAACGGGTCGGGCTGGTCGACACAGGCCTGGAACTCTGGCGCGAGCGACCGGCGCTCGGGCGTGCGGCCCGGCCCGCGGGCCGGGCCGGGTCCGACCGCGGCCACGGTTCACTACCCCGGAAAATGAACACGGAGTGA
- a CDS encoding S8 family serine peptidase: MTLDPQRAPLSGARRVVRIAVAAGLVAALSAAGPIPMALAADHAPAATPDPGTKSASAKLGSDDAALLAEAKADGTKNVTMMVATAPGQTEQVARQLDAVQGGLVGRTFDKVGYVRATVPTAKADAAIAAAAKLSSVHGIDLRQDIALDDPTPSADTAKGADKAHGTVTRSAPGKNTPAENPYNPSFETGAVDFVKKNPKADGRGVTIGILDSGVDLGHPALQKTTTGERKVVDWVTSTDPVNDGDGSWRRMTSAVSGPSFPITTASQGTESFKAPAGAYKFNYMYESATAGGDEAGDLNRDGDTTDAWGVLYDPASGTVRVDANDNLDFTDDAPMKPYKDGFQVGYFGKDNPATDVVERIPFVVEIRKDVVFDAAGSKADYVNIGVISSEHGTHVAGITSANGLFGGRMNGAAPGAKIVSSRACVFGPGCTNIALTEGMIDLVVNRGVDIVNMSIGGLPALNDGNNARSELYTRLIDTYGVQLVISAGNSGPGANTIGDPGLADKVISVGASISKETWAANYGSVVEKKYAMMPFSSRGPREDGGFTPTLTAPGAAINTTQTWLPGSPVAESGYTLPAGYSMLQGTSMASPQAAGASALLLSAAKQKGIALTPADLRTALTSTADHIKGVQAYEEGAGLINIVDAWKAVKDDATAHEYTVKAPVDTAIDYALKTPGFGTGLYDREGGLKAGVKKTYEITVTRTSGPDRAIRHELHFENNAGDTFRIVGSDEVKLELNKPVTVKVSAKASSAGIKSAILELDDPRTEGVDRQILTTVVVSTPLKYAYADSGSVQRDSTRSYFLTVPEGARSLEVAIGGLKGLSQTRFISIHPYGVPVEDTGTPYCYSNYPNTNGCKPDVRAYADPQPGVWEVEVEARRTSPLLDNPYKLEATVLGAAFDPETVTVPEAKVGTPVTASWKVTNQFAAIDGRLRGGPLGSSKTDRPTIAQNATQTTTVDVPAGAASLDVAIGNVSDTAADLDLTVYDSTGKQVAQSADGDSEEAVSIPSPAAGTYTIEVAGYSVPSGSTAYDYRDVFFSSALGTVVVDASTPVKLSTGGTAQVSGTVTALAPAPEGREFFGQVQLVNARGTAAGLGSVKIEKVTP, from the coding sequence ATGACCCTCGACCCCCAGCGCGCTCCTCTGTCGGGCGCGAGACGCGTGGTCCGCATAGCCGTGGCCGCGGGCCTGGTGGCCGCGCTCTCCGCGGCCGGACCGATACCCATGGCCCTCGCCGCGGACCACGCACCCGCCGCCACGCCCGACCCGGGCACCAAGTCCGCGAGCGCCAAGCTCGGTTCGGACGACGCGGCCCTCCTCGCCGAGGCCAAGGCCGACGGCACCAAGAACGTCACGATGATGGTCGCCACCGCGCCCGGCCAGACCGAGCAGGTCGCCCGGCAACTGGACGCGGTCCAGGGCGGTCTCGTCGGCCGGACCTTCGACAAGGTCGGCTACGTCCGGGCCACCGTCCCGACCGCGAAGGCGGACGCGGCCATCGCCGCCGCCGCCAAGCTCTCCTCCGTGCACGGCATCGACCTGCGCCAGGACATCGCACTGGACGACCCGACCCCGAGCGCGGACACCGCCAAGGGCGCCGACAAGGCCCACGGCACGGTCACCCGCTCCGCCCCGGGCAAGAACACCCCCGCCGAGAACCCGTACAACCCGTCCTTCGAGACGGGCGCCGTCGACTTCGTGAAGAAGAACCCGAAGGCGGACGGCCGCGGCGTCACCATCGGCATCCTCGACTCGGGCGTGGACCTGGGCCACCCGGCGCTGCAGAAGACCACCACCGGCGAGCGCAAGGTCGTCGACTGGGTCACGTCCACCGACCCGGTCAACGACGGCGACGGCAGCTGGCGGCGGATGACCAGCGCGGTCTCCGGCCCGTCCTTCCCCATCACGACGGCCAGTCAGGGCACCGAGTCCTTCAAGGCCCCGGCCGGCGCCTACAAGTTCAACTACATGTACGAGTCGGCCACCGCGGGCGGCGACGAAGCGGGCGACCTGAACCGCGACGGCGACACCACCGACGCCTGGGGCGTGCTGTACGACCCGGCCTCCGGAACCGTGCGGGTCGACGCGAACGACAACCTCGACTTCACCGACGACGCGCCGATGAAGCCGTACAAGGACGGTTTCCAGGTCGGCTACTTCGGCAAGGACAACCCGGCGACCGACGTCGTCGAGCGCATCCCGTTCGTCGTCGAGATCCGCAAGGACGTGGTCTTCGACGCGGCCGGTTCCAAGGCCGACTATGTCAACATCGGCGTCATCTCCAGCGAGCACGGCACGCACGTGGCGGGCATCACCTCCGCCAACGGCCTGTTCGGCGGCAGGATGAACGGCGCCGCCCCCGGAGCGAAGATCGTCTCGTCCCGCGCCTGCGTCTTCGGCCCCGGCTGCACCAACATCGCGCTCACCGAGGGCATGATCGACCTCGTCGTCAACCGCGGCGTCGACATCGTCAACATGTCCATCGGCGGCCTGCCCGCGCTGAACGACGGCAACAACGCGCGCTCCGAGCTCTACACGCGTCTCATCGACACCTACGGCGTCCAGCTGGTGATCTCCGCGGGCAACTCCGGCCCCGGTGCCAACACCATCGGCGACCCCGGCCTCGCCGACAAGGTCATCTCGGTCGGCGCGTCCATCTCCAAGGAGACCTGGGCCGCCAACTACGGCTCGGTCGTGGAGAAGAAGTACGCGATGATGCCGTTCTCCTCGCGCGGTCCGCGTGAGGACGGCGGCTTCACGCCGACGCTGACGGCGCCCGGCGCCGCGATCAACACCACCCAGACCTGGCTGCCGGGCTCCCCGGTCGCCGAGTCGGGCTACACCCTGCCGGCCGGCTACTCGATGCTCCAGGGCACCTCGATGGCGTCCCCGCAGGCCGCGGGCGCGTCCGCGCTGCTGCTGAGCGCCGCCAAGCAGAAGGGCATCGCCCTGACGCCCGCCGACCTCCGCACGGCCCTCACCTCGACCGCCGACCACATCAAGGGTGTGCAGGCGTACGAGGAGGGCGCGGGCCTCATCAACATCGTGGACGCGTGGAAGGCCGTCAAGGACGACGCGACCGCCCACGAGTACACCGTGAAGGCGCCGGTCGACACCGCGATCGACTACGCGCTGAAGACCCCCGGCTTCGGCACCGGACTGTACGACCGCGAGGGCGGTCTCAAGGCCGGCGTGAAGAAGACGTACGAGATCACCGTCACCCGTACCTCCGGTCCGGACCGGGCGATCCGCCACGAGCTGCACTTCGAGAACAACGCCGGTGACACCTTCAGGATCGTCGGCTCCGACGAGGTGAAGCTCGAACTGAACAAGCCGGTCACCGTCAAGGTCTCCGCGAAGGCCTCCTCGGCCGGCATCAAGAGCGCGATCCTCGAACTCGACGACCCGAGGACCGAGGGCGTCGACCGGCAGATCCTGACCACGGTCGTGGTCTCGACGCCGCTCAAGTACGCGTACGCCGACTCGGGTTCGGTGCAGCGTGACAGCACGCGGTCGTACTTCCTGACCGTGCCCGAGGGCGCCAGGAGCCTCGAGGTCGCCATCGGCGGGCTGAAGGGCCTGAGCCAGACCCGGTTCATCTCCATCCACCCGTACGGAGTCCCGGTCGAGGACACCGGCACGCCGTACTGCTACAGCAACTACCCGAACACCAACGGCTGCAAGCCCGACGTGCGTGCGTACGCGGACCCGCAGCCCGGTGTCTGGGAGGTCGAGGTCGAGGCGCGCCGCACGTCGCCGCTGCTCGACAACCCGTACAAGCTGGAGGCCACCGTGCTCGGCGCGGCCTTCGACCCGGAGACCGTGACGGTGCCCGAGGCCAAGGTGGGCACGCCCGTCACCGCCTCCTGGAAGGTGACGAACCAGTTCGCCGCGATCGACGGCAGGCTGCGGGGCGGCCCGCTCGGCTCCTCGAAGACGGACCGGCCGACCATCGCCCAGAACGCCACGCAGACCACCACGGTCGACGTGCCCGCGGGCGCCGCCTCGCTGGACGTCGCCATCGGCAACGTCTCCGACACCGCCGCCGACCTCGACCTGACGGTGTACGACTCCACCGGCAAGCAGGTCGCCCAGTCCGCGGACGGCGACTCGGAGGAGGCGGTCTCCATCCCCAGCCCCGCCGCGGGCACGTACACCATCGAGGTCGCGGGCTACTCGGTCCCGTCGGGCTCGACCGCGTACGACTACCGTGACGTCTTCTTCTCGTCCGCGCTCGGCACGGTCGTCGTCGACGCGTCCACGCCGGTGAAGCTCTCCACGGGCGGCACGGCGCAGGTGTCCGGCACGGTCACCGCCCTGGCCCCGGCCCCCGAGGGACGCGAGTTCTTCGGCCAGGTACAGCTGGTGAACGCCCGTGGCACCGCCGCGGGCCTCGGCAGCGTGAAGATCGAGAAGGTCACGCCGTAG